In one Bos mutus isolate GX-2022 chromosome 19, NWIPB_WYAK_1.1, whole genome shotgun sequence genomic region, the following are encoded:
- the C19H17orf58 gene encoding LOW QUALITY PROTEIN: UPF0450 protein C17orf58 homolog (The sequence of the model RefSeq protein was modified relative to this genomic sequence to represent the inferred CDS: inserted 1 base in 1 codon), whose amino-acid sequence MTARAFWLLCLIVGSSPEAPVAERKASPPHSRKPDPGEGPSAEMPGPRAQPVPEAPRRPRAAEAAPRAWSDLRRRKXPPPAENRAGFREAARAPAGPPSPRLAQAENRASPRRQPALGDSPRRARARAPRLPAVRPSARAAEIPAGPAHPNRPRAAAPPPEPAPAPPPHLGTLQGEDAEPGAEPCARACRADLDERESYCASEFALNGIVHDVDVLGTGIRLVTLLVDRDGLYKMNRLYITPDGFFFRVHILALDSSSCNKPCPEFKPGSRYIVMGHIYHKRRQLPTALLQILRGRLRPGDGLLRSSSSYVKRFNRKRDGQVQGAIHAQCI is encoded by the exons ATGACAGCTAGAGCTTTCTGGCTCCTCTGTTTGATCGTTGGATCTTCTCCCGAAGCCCCAGTGGCGGAGAGAAAAG CCTCGCCGCCCCACAGCCGGAAGCCCGACCCGGGCGAAGGCCCGAGTGCGGAGATGCCTGGACCCCGGGCGCAGCCAGTCCCCGAGGCCCCGCGGCGGCCGCGCGCGGCCGAAGCCGCTCCCCGTGCCTGGTCAGACCTGAGGCGCCGGA CCCCGCCGCCCGCGGAGAACCGGGCGGGCTTCCGGGAAGCCGCGCGCGCACCCGCCGGCCCGCCGAGCCCGCGTCTGGCGCAGGCCGAGAACCGCGCGTCACCGCGCCGCCAGCCGGCGCTGGGGGATTCCCCGCGGCGCGCGCGCGCCCGGGCCCCGCGCCTCCCGGCAGTGCGGCCTTCCGCGCGCGCCGCCGAGATCCCCGCCGGCCCCGCCCACCCCAACCGGCCGCGCGCCGCCGCGCCGCCCCCGGAACCcgcgcccgcgccgccgccgcacCTCGGCACGCTGCAGGGGGAGGACGCCGAGCCCGGCGCCGAGCCCTGTGCGCGCGCCTGCAGGGCGGACTTGGACGAGCGCGAGTCCTATTGCGCCAGCGAGTTCG CGTTGAACGGAATCGTGCATGATGTAGACGTCCTCGGCACAGGGATCCGGCTGGTGACTCTCCTGGTGGACCGAGACGGGCTGTACAAGATGAACCGCCTGTACATCACTCCGGACGGGTTTTTCTTCCGAGTCCACATACTAGCCCTAGACTCCTCTAGTTGCAATAAGCCATGTCCAGAGTTTAAGCCAG gcagcaGGTATATTGTGATGGGCCACATCTACCATAAGAGAAGGCAGCTCCCTACAGCTCTGCTTCAGATCCTGAGAGGGCGCCTTCGCCCAGGAGATGGACTactcaggagcagcagcagctacgTGAAAAGATTTAACCGAAAAAGGGATGGGCAAGTGCAAGGGGCAATTCACGCCCAGTGCATCTGA